Proteins found in one Hymenobacter sp. J193 genomic segment:
- the gldC gene encoding gliding motility protein GldC, whose product MKDSVLTFSIALDENKMPETISWRSSDGKAPEQGIQQAKALNISVWDGQEQGTMKIGLWTKDMPVDQMKRFYVDTIGAIADSLMQATDDAAMGGKIHALCGQLLAHINGETPLTTDQ is encoded by the coding sequence ATGAAAGATTCTGTCCTCACCTTCTCAATTGCTCTCGACGAAAACAAAATGCCTGAAACCATCAGCTGGCGCTCCAGCGACGGTAAAGCCCCGGAGCAGGGCATACAGCAGGCAAAGGCCCTGAATATTTCCGTTTGGGATGGCCAGGAGCAAGGCACCATGAAGATTGGCCTATGGACAAAGGATATGCCGGTGGACCAGATGAAACGGTTCTATGTCGATACCATTGGCGCTATTGCCGACTCGCTCATGCAGGCAACCGATGATGCTGCAATGGGTGGAAAAATTCATGCACTCTGCGGGCAGCTCCTGGCCCACATTAACGGGGAAACGCCGCTGACAACAGATCAGTAA